A region from the Silene latifolia isolate original U9 population chromosome 7, ASM4854445v1, whole genome shotgun sequence genome encodes:
- the LOC141590200 gene encoding protein FAR1-RELATED SEQUENCE 1-like — protein MDQQRHNLKLLEAKSHNSMPETLFGSNWEAHAVKVYTHEVFFDFQKEVKFSVNACSVCGYNPPDPVTNFEVSIVEDANKRKRYVVEYNRRTMDVRCACKLFERKGILCNHIIWICSGKFKEITEKYILCRWSKNALRNLVYDLNGNLLENNDLTGNSKFEMSRVWSEIYATVVLLENTTTIVY, from the exons atGGACCAACAAAGGCACAATCTAAAGCTTCTCGAAGCAAAGAGCCACAACTCAATGCCCGAAACCCTATTCGGGTCAAACTGGGAGGCCCATGCAGTGAAGGTCTATACACATGAAGTGTTCTTTGATTTCCAAAAGGAGGTTAAATTTTCGGTAAATGCGTGTAGTGTTTGTGGATACAACCCACCAGATCCAGTAACTAACTTTGAAGTTTCAATTGTTGAGGACGCGAACAAGCGAAAGAGATATGTAGTTGAGTACAATCGGAGAACAATGGATGTCCGTTGTGCATGTAAATTGTTTGAAAGGAAAGGTATCTTATGCAACCACATCATTTGGATTTGCtcgggaaagtttaaggaaattACTGAGAAATACATTTTGTGTAGGTGGAGTAAGAATGCACTCAGAAACCTggtttatgatttgaatggaAATCTACTGGAAAACAATGATCTTACGGGTAATAGTAAGTTTGAGATGTCTCGGGTGTGGTCTGAGATTTACGCAACTGTTG TGTTGCTTGAAAACACAACTACTATTGTCTACTAA